The DNA sequence TACCTGCCAGAGCATAAAATTGTAGCTGCTTATCATCCAGCATTAGGCTTTCATCTTTATTTATGCGTCGCctctttaaaataatatcatcaaccaTTTGTTTCCAATGAGCATTCCACAAATTATACAAATCTGTGACCTTGCAATTCACTATTATGTGAACAAAAGTTGACGAATCTGAGGAGGCAAGCCACCAGAGGAACATTGATCAAGAACTTCATGCCATTCCTTGTCGTCATCCAGTAAACCATACTCTTTGCAAGCATCACGAAAGGACTCATAGCATATTCCATTCACAGTTCTGAGTTTCTCAAAGGACGTTGGGCCGCGCACCTTGGTTAGCAATAATCTCAAAAACCATACTTCGCCGCTGCTGTGATGAGTGTAAGATAGTCGTCCTTTCTGATATCCTCTTTTTCTTCGATTCCATTTTCTTTCAACATCATTCCATACATAATGCTTTGGGATCTCCTGATAGGTATATTGCTGAGCTGTAGCATCAGTATTACATAAAAGGAAGAACGCTTCAAGTTTACTAAGTCTGTCCTTTTCCCTTTCAGCTACCTTATCCAAAGGCTGATTTGAGTGAAATGTGCAGTTCTTTTGTCCTGGTAGATGGAATGGTAACCTTTCAACAGATATTGTACGGTGGTGTATAGGAAAACCAAAAATCCTATAAGCCGATTCTGCTCCACATATGTACCTACCATCAAAGTAGGCATCAATTTCATCGATAGGCTCATCACCGTTACAGTTGGCTGTCCTCTTCTTCCTCCCAGTTACATGTGTGGCAGTATCATGACCTTTTAAACAGTATTTGAACAAATACTTGAGACTGCGAGCATGACAACATATCTCGATGTTCATGTGACATTGGTATTTGACCAATAAGTCCCGATTATAGGGAACTACCCACTGATTATCCAAATCAGCATTCCTAACATGGATTGTTATGTTCTGTCTACGCCGTTTGTACATTGGAAATCCGCTTTCATCAAACATTGTGCGCGGACAGTACCTATAACAAAGAATGGTTTATTAAATAGCTCAGATTGATAAGCTAGATTTAGAATACTTTAAAGGCAGCAAGCACTCACTTTTTAGGAAAATGACGTATGCATGATGTGTAAATTTATATCTACCGCAAGTGCACGGTGCCTGTTGTAAACAGAAACTAGCAAGTACGGGTCGAATCCACAGGGAGACAAGTTTCAAGAATCTTAATCCGATTATCACAAATTGTTTCACAAGACAAACGAatctttaagatttttttactaACTAAATAATGCAATATAAAGATGATTTATATCAATTAACTAAAGTCTAGGACAATTCAGGTTCACCATGCTTACACCAAATAGctattcatataataattcaacaagtcatgtaattagagcaattgttaatctctctcgagcATTAACACTCTCGGGAATCCATTGATACTCTCGCACTCAATTTCAGTCCCGCTAAtcttatgtgtgcctctagtaagTACATCTCTCGATCTTGTACTCCTATTTGCATACAATCAATCTATGATATTGGCCAATTACACAGATCAAACATCAAGACATATAGACTAGAATTACACGTTACCCATTAAACcattaatgaaaataaagcaTTATAATGGTGCAAACATGGCTCCCCTTCTGTCCTAGAATGGAACTACTCACACATAGTAATGAAAGTAAAAGCAACAAGAATAGTGAAGAGAGCCATATAAAACATTAACAAATAAACAAGAGATTATCAAGAAATACCTCAAAGCTTCTATTAATGGAGAAAATAATGTCTAGAACAAAGTATGAAGAGATGAGAAGAAAAACCTAACCCTCTGTAAAATAGCGTAAGTAACTAAAATCTATTCTAATGGTAATCCtctaataataaaatctgatcctatttctatattaaaagtctttctaatattttaaatcaatatacaaaatAGAACTCCAAAACCAACAAGGATTCTCTCTCAAAATTCGCAGCTTTCTTTTCTGCTCTGTTTTCGGGCTTTTCCAGTTGGACTTTGCTTACTGGACCACTTCTAAATAAAAGGAAATTCCaagagcttcgcgtgggctgtaagatcatcCAATTCTGACATCCGGAGCTCAAGATATGGCCTAAACAGTGCAGAAATCGGgtagaacccaataaatccgaattttaatagaaatttgctccaaaatagctaatttatctccaaatccttctcaacctggaattctttatttcctacaataaaacaataaaaatctattaaataaaatccaaatcagtgcaaaatataattaaatatgagaataaaatcctatagaatatatttaaaaatatattctatcaaacatccccacactaagcttttgcacgtcctcgggcaaataagcgaAATAAAACTAAGTCCTAACTAACTAACACCAttttcgtagatgacacgattgcattgagcatatgcaacaagccgttaaacccctaggcagccctagtaggacgagttttgtctcgtgagggtttatagtgaatctacccacaaaattcattattttctaccaAGCGTCGGATATGCAACTACtatgaatgcaaactaaatggATATGCctaaaaacaaatcatgaaaGCATCAACCTCGTCAATAtatatcctcagaatatgcaacaatcaaggcattcatctatctcacaCATTAGTCAAGCAACTCTtccactgcaagtacggagtgcatcgtgtgtactcaacatgctctctagtgaaataaaacagagaccaacaaacttcaacagaatcttaaccatgagtcgttaatcagaataatgcttaaacacttcgttacattagagtcaactacTGCTCAGGGTCGCAAAAGAACTTCTATGCCTCTcttattttttccaattttttttcgatttttttttcatgctcggtctaaggtcgggacgcttctcagggtaagtgagttacgaccaccataagactttgctagctcttttttttctcttttttttaaattatttttaagtcaagtaattctccagtaaccaagggttgtgaaaagtcaccaagaaaattttatttctagtacaattgcacttaataccagcacaagtacgtGGATCgtccttttcaaaatttaccacccgttgatctcaaaggagtactcgatactttatttgcactattctatttttttttcatttttttttaagaaaggcaTATACATCCTAAAGCTCCcctaaacttaagatttacatactctaagcttaaaagggaatagtcaaaattctacacTCGACTCATAGATAAAACTCAAGAATTAATTTAGCCTAAGTCTCGTCTCTAGAGCATTTACAGTGTAAATAAAATTTCCGCACAagcaatttctaagcatgcaagacatcacatatgatcaagactactagccaagaaattatgcaaataaaatcaTCACGAGAAATTAACTTGGTATTATTTACTTTCATGAAATATGCAAGctaaatgaaatataaaaaaaactactaaaaaaaatgcatacaaaattaataactacatgctctaatttaaatgcaactaaCATGAATTTCCTAATTTAAAACAtggcaatatacaatttttttttctaatttttctattttttttaattttataatatattttttttttcatttttttagtcaTTGAGAAACCATCCCCACACTAaagtggttcattgtcctcaatgaacatatataaaatataatatatatataaaagttgaaAAGAAACTCCCCTGGATTGCCATTGGGTGGTGGTGAATTGAATATGGCTTGtcaaatatttattcaagtGGATGCACCTTTTGAATAGATGAGTAAGTTGTCTCAGCGGTTGGAGGGTTGCTCATAAAACACACCAGAGGTCTAGTGTTCAACTCCAGGCAGCCTCGTTTCTTTTTTAAACACCGCAAGGACCTCTGTTGCTGAGATTCTCTTGGAGAGCAGTAACGTAGGACACCCTGTACTGGGCTTGGAATGGGCTGTTAGATGGGCTTGAGCCTGACTGAAAGCAAGGACACCAACTGGACTTCGAGGATGGGCTGACTTCCTCCAAATGGACAACATGGGCTGACTTCCTCCAAATGGACTGGAAAAGAGCTGGTGGACCGTAAATAAGCTGGACCAAGACTTAAAAAGAGGCCCGTGAGGTTGATAAGAGC is a window from the Daucus carota subsp. sativus chromosome 8, DH1 v3.0, whole genome shotgun sequence genome containing:
- the LOC108198232 gene encoding uncharacterized protein LOC108198232, with the translated sequence MFDESGFPMYKRRRQNITIHVRNADLDNQWVVPYNRDLLVKYQCHMNIEICCHARSLKYLFKYCLKGHDTATHVTGRKKRTANCNGDEPIDEIDAYFDGRYICGAESAYRIFGFPIHHRTISVERLPFHLPGQKNCTFHSNQPLDKVAEREKDRLSKLEAFFLLCNTDATAQQYTYQEIPKHYVWNDVERKWNRRKRGYQKGRLSYTHHSSGEVWFLRLLLTKVRGPTSFEKLRTVNGICYESFRDACKEYGLLDDDKEWHEVLDQCSSGGLPPQIRQLLFT